In one Polaribacter sp. ALD11 genomic region, the following are encoded:
- a CDS encoding acyltransferase family protein, whose translation MIVKERLKALDVLRGITIAAMILVNTPGSWSYVYWPLLHAKWHGFTPTDAVFPFFLFIVGVSIHFAFKNFKPKENPKALKKIIKRTFIIFAIGLFLNLYPKFNFETVRYFGVLQRIALAYGIGASICLLFNKRSLIYVTASILIIYWGLLYFLVPENPFEPQTNLVGKIDLYLFGSNHIWKGLGFPFDPEGLLSTLPSIATVLIGSLTGGFLSKPTDITLKIKRLLIYGFSLVVLGYVWSFVFPINKSLWSSSFVCFSAGFAMLLLAFLIWLIDVKKYNSWSQPFIHFGTNSLFIFVFSGLYIKTMIYLVKITNAQGETTSGLNYIYQNIFVPIAGNMNGSLLFAIAHILFFWCLVYILFRKKIFIKI comes from the coding sequence ATGATAGTAAAAGAAAGACTAAAAGCATTAGATGTTTTAAGGGGAATCACTATAGCTGCAATGATTTTGGTGAATACACCAGGTAGTTGGTCTTATGTATATTGGCCTTTATTGCATGCGAAATGGCATGGTTTTACACCAACAGATGCCGTTTTTCCTTTTTTCTTATTTATTGTTGGTGTTTCTATTCATTTTGCCTTTAAAAATTTTAAGCCAAAAGAAAACCCGAAGGCATTAAAGAAGATTATCAAAAGAACCTTTATCATTTTTGCAATAGGACTATTTTTAAACCTCTATCCTAAATTTAATTTTGAAACGGTTCGATATTTCGGAGTTTTACAGCGTATTGCGCTTGCTTACGGAATTGGTGCTTCCATTTGTTTGCTCTTCAATAAAAGAAGCCTAATCTATGTTACCGCCAGTATTTTAATAATTTACTGGGGATTGTTATATTTCCTTGTTCCAGAAAATCCGTTTGAACCACAAACCAATTTAGTGGGTAAAATAGACTTGTATTTATTTGGGTCAAATCATATTTGGAAAGGTCTGGGTTTTCCTTTCGATCCTGAAGGTTTATTGTCTACATTGCCTTCTATTGCAACTGTTCTTATAGGTAGTTTGACAGGAGGTTTTTTAAGTAAACCAACAGACATCACTCTTAAAATAAAAAGACTTTTAATTTATGGATTCAGTCTTGTAGTGTTGGGATATGTCTGGAGTTTTGTGTTTCCTATAAATAAATCGCTTTGGTCAAGTTCTTTTGTGTGTTTTTCCGCAGGTTTTGCAATGCTACTATTGGCGTTTTTAATATGGCTTATTGATGTGAAAAAATACAACTCCTGGTCTCAACCATTTATACATTTTGGTACAAATTCATTGTTTATTTTTGTTTTCTCTGGTTTGTATATAAAAACAATGATTTATTTGGTGAAAATTACAAATGCACAAGGTGAAACTACAAGTGGTTTAAATTATATATATCAAAATATATTTGTTCCAATTGCTGGAAATATGAACGGGTCGCTATTATTTGCAATTGCTCATATTCTCTTTTTTTGGTGTCTAGTCTATATTTTGTTTAGAAAAAAAATATTTATAAAAATTTAA
- a CDS encoding glycoside hydrolase family 3 N-terminal domain-containing protein gives MKKSVSIFLALLAMIFSCDKKQTKSNISENTNQTKWVDSIYNTMTLKEKVGQLFMIAAYSNKEESHTDTIQKLIKENAIGGLVFFQGGPVRQAKQTNLYQSTSKVPLLIAMDAEWGLNMRLDSTARFPYNMTLGAVSDNDLVRKVGHKIGEHCNRLGVHINFAPVVDINTNSKNPIIGVRSFAENKINVTNKAIAFTEGLQSLNVLACAKHFPGHGDTDKDSHKTLPTVSLSKERIDSVEFYPYKKLFKNNIAGVMVAHLNVPSLESTDGLPSSLSYHIVSDILKEKLQFKGLIFTDALNMKGASNYKETGDIDLAAFMAGNDILVLTEDVSKGMLKIIEAYNKTEITEERLAHSVKKILTAKFKVQLNNFKPIETANLISDLNDETNDALNEEIFINAITTLKNTDEILPIIKEEKIAFVHLGDGNSAAFLEEIKAHVTVDVFSNATSKKLLKKLKNYDKVIIGYHRLNSRLTSKISKKDQQMIEEIAKNNKVVLDVFASQYCLENLSFENIEATVISYENTDIAQKISAQIIVGNKEAKGKLPASINNDFVTGNGIELLN, from the coding sequence ATGAAAAAATCAGTTTCTATCTTTTTAGCCTTATTAGCAATGATTTTTAGTTGTGACAAAAAACAAACTAAAAGCAATATCTCAGAAAATACAAACCAAACAAAATGGGTAGATAGTATTTATAATACAATGACTCTTAAAGAAAAAGTAGGACAGCTATTTATGATTGCTGCGTATTCAAATAAAGAGGAAAGTCATACAGATACCATTCAAAAACTGATAAAAGAAAACGCAATTGGCGGACTCGTCTTTTTTCAAGGAGGCCCTGTAAGACAAGCAAAGCAAACAAACTTATACCAATCGACTTCGAAAGTACCTTTGTTAATTGCAATGGATGCAGAATGGGGTTTAAATATGCGTTTAGATAGTACTGCAAGGTTTCCTTATAATATGACACTTGGTGCTGTAAGTGATAACGATTTGGTTAGAAAAGTTGGTCATAAAATTGGTGAGCATTGCAATCGTTTGGGAGTTCATATTAATTTTGCACCTGTAGTAGATATCAATACAAACTCTAAAAACCCGATAATTGGTGTGCGTTCTTTTGCAGAAAATAAAATAAATGTCACCAATAAAGCAATTGCATTTACAGAAGGTTTACAAAGTTTAAATGTATTGGCATGTGCAAAGCATTTTCCTGGGCATGGAGATACCGACAAAGATTCTCATAAAACGTTGCCAACTGTTTCGTTGTCAAAAGAAAGAATTGATTCGGTTGAATTTTATCCCTATAAAAAATTGTTTAAAAACAACATTGCAGGTGTTATGGTTGCGCATTTGAATGTACCAAGTTTAGAAAGTACAGACGGACTTCCATCTTCATTGTCATATCATATTGTTTCAGATATTTTAAAAGAGAAACTGCAATTTAAAGGACTCATTTTTACGGATGCTTTAAATATGAAAGGGGCTTCAAACTATAAAGAAACTGGAGATATAGATTTGGCGGCGTTTATGGCTGGAAACGATATTTTGGTTTTAACAGAAGATGTTTCGAAAGGAATGTTAAAAATTATAGAAGCTTATAATAAAACAGAAATTACAGAAGAAAGGTTAGCGCATTCGGTTAAAAAGATTCTTACAGCTAAATTTAAGGTGCAGTTAAATAATTTTAAACCCATTGAAACAGCAAACCTTATTAGCGATTTAAATGATGAAACAAATGATGCACTAAACGAAGAAATATTTATAAATGCAATTACTACACTAAAAAATACGGATGAAATACTTCCGATAATAAAAGAAGAAAAAATAGCATTTGTGCATTTAGGTGATGGAAATTCTGCTGCATTTTTAGAAGAAATAAAGGCACATGTAACTGTTGATGTATTTTCTAATGCTACAAGTAAAAAGTTGCTTAAAAAACTCAAAAATTATGATAAAGTTATTATTGGTTATCATCGTTTAAATAGCCGACTAACTTCAAAAATTTCTAAAAAAGATCAGCAGATGATTGAAGAAATTGCGAAAAACAATAAAGTAGTTTTAGACGTATTTGCAAGTCAGTATTGTTTAGAAAACCTTTCATTTGAAAATATTGAAGCAACAGTTATTTCTTATGAAAATACTGATATTGCTCAAAAAATATCTGCACAAATTATTGTAGGAAATAAGGAAGCAAAAGGGAAATTACCCGCTTCTATAAACAACGATTTTGTAACAGGTAACGGAATTGAATTATTAAATTAA
- a CDS encoding exo-beta-N-acetylmuramidase NamZ domain-containing protein, with the protein MKNYILLLCAFIIISCGSKKNKETVHTDQLEKKTATKIIVAANLTKQYLPILKGKNVGVVANQTSVIFKEETNIHLVDSLIALGVNVTKVFAPEHGFRGKADAGEHVADGVDASTGLPIVSLYGANRKPSQEHLKGLDVMLFDIQDVGVRFYTYISTLHNVMEVCAELNIPLIVLDRPNPNGHYIDGPVLEQEAKSFVGMHPVPTVYGMTIGEYGKMINGEKWLENGIQCDLTVISLKNYTHHSEYDLPILPSPNLPNAKSINLYASLCFFEGTNVSAGRGTEMQFQIFGSPFLLEKSFDFSFTPQPNFGAKHPKHEGEMCYGRDLRNTEKLSSLNLNWLIESYKNTENKAQFFNKFFLKLAGTSKLQKQIEQGVSFEDIKASWQNDLNTFQEVRKKYLLY; encoded by the coding sequence ATGAAAAACTACATACTACTATTATGCGCTTTTATTATAATCTCTTGTGGTTCTAAAAAGAACAAAGAAACAGTACATACAGATCAATTAGAAAAAAAAACCGCAACAAAAATTATTGTAGCTGCAAACTTAACCAAACAGTATTTACCAATACTTAAAGGTAAAAATGTTGGTGTTGTAGCAAACCAAACAAGTGTTATTTTTAAAGAGGAAACAAATATACATCTTGTTGATTCTTTAATTGCTCTAGGTGTAAACGTTACAAAAGTTTTTGCTCCAGAACATGGTTTTAGAGGGAAAGCAGACGCTGGAGAACATGTAGCAGATGGTGTTGATGCAAGTACAGGTTTGCCTATTGTTTCTTTATATGGAGCAAATAGAAAACCATCGCAGGAGCATTTAAAAGGTTTAGATGTTATGCTGTTCGATATTCAGGATGTAGGTGTCCGTTTTTACACCTATATTTCTACACTTCATAATGTAATGGAGGTTTGTGCTGAGTTAAATATTCCACTAATTGTTTTAGATAGGCCGAATCCTAATGGGCACTATATTGATGGTCCGGTGTTAGAACAAGAAGCAAAAAGTTTTGTAGGAATGCATCCAGTTCCTACGGTTTACGGAATGACAATTGGAGAATATGGTAAAATGATTAATGGCGAAAAATGGTTAGAAAACGGAATTCAGTGCGACCTTACGGTAATATCATTAAAGAATTACACACATCATTCTGAGTATGATTTACCAATACTTCCTTCACCAAACTTACCAAACGCAAAGTCTATTAATTTGTATGCTAGTTTGTGTTTTTTTGAAGGAACAAATGTAAGTGCTGGTAGAGGTACAGAAATGCAATTTCAAATTTTTGGTTCGCCTTTTTTACTTGAAAAATCTTTTGATTTTAGTTTTACACCACAACCTAATTTTGGGGCAAAACACCCGAAGCATGAAGGGGAAATGTGCTATGGAAGAGATTTAAGAAATACAGAGAAACTGAGTAGTTTAAATTTAAACTGGCTGATTGAATCGTATAAGAATACAGAAAATAAAGCCCAGTTTTTTAATAAATTCTTTCTAAAGTTAGCAGGAACCTCAAAATTACAAAAACAAATTGAGCAAGGAGTTTCGTTTGAAGATATAAAAGCAAGTTGGCAAAATGATTTAAATACATTTCAAGAGGTTAGAAAAAAATACCTCTTGTATTAA